One region of Thiomonas intermedia genomic DNA includes:
- a CDS encoding porin → MKNYPTTLARPIVSKVLKTALRSAAVAAACAAAYAPASAQSSVQLYGNIDVAITRATGVKGGSVTKMASGTDFPSQVGIKGREDLGGGLSSFFDIATGFCSAGASSASNPYCTGGSFMGRTSMLGLQGDFGRIAAGRFLLPVYLNAGAVDPFHNGTTGAITNLNRAASAFNFLRASQLVEYTTPNLHGVTANAVYGFGAQPGSTSANQLYNLSVRYASGPLMVGAAYLRHNQLVSATQASAALPVGSVEAVKVVQAFGSYDFGHFKLGGMFQTFRSNLPAALFEPVSTSTAGLDTRFWMLGVSVPVGPGTIAASYSDAKDTNVANSDAHMYAVGYIYRLSKQTSIYTDVSRISNGAQSFYGVHDASNTDTGLLGTNADGFSVGMRHVF, encoded by the coding sequence ATGAAAAACTATCCCACCACATTGGCTCGCCCGATCGTTTCAAAAGTCCTTAAGACCGCGCTGCGTAGCGCTGCCGTCGCGGCTGCATGCGCCGCCGCATATGCGCCGGCCAGCGCGCAATCGTCCGTGCAGTTGTACGGCAACATTGACGTCGCGATCACGCGTGCCACAGGCGTAAAAGGGGGCAGCGTAACCAAAATGGCCAGCGGCACTGACTTCCCCAGCCAGGTCGGCATAAAAGGGCGTGAAGATCTGGGCGGAGGGCTTTCCTCCTTCTTCGACATCGCCACAGGTTTTTGCTCCGCCGGCGCTAGCTCGGCGAGCAACCCATACTGTACCGGCGGCAGCTTCATGGGGCGAACCTCCATGCTAGGTCTGCAAGGTGACTTCGGCCGCATTGCGGCGGGCCGGTTTCTCCTGCCTGTTTACCTTAACGCTGGGGCGGTCGACCCCTTCCACAATGGCACCACCGGCGCCATCACCAACCTGAACCGTGCGGCATCGGCTTTTAATTTCCTGCGCGCATCGCAACTGGTTGAATACACCACGCCCAATCTGCACGGCGTTACCGCCAATGCCGTCTACGGCTTTGGCGCACAACCTGGGTCGACGTCGGCCAATCAACTCTATAACCTAAGCGTTCGTTATGCGAGCGGCCCGCTGATGGTTGGTGCCGCCTATCTACGGCACAACCAATTGGTGAGTGCAACCCAAGCCAGCGCTGCTCTGCCCGTCGGTTCTGTGGAGGCTGTGAAGGTTGTCCAAGCCTTCGGCTCTTACGACTTCGGCCATTTCAAGCTCGGCGGAATGTTTCAGACGTTCCGTAGTAATTTGCCGGCTGCGCTGTTTGAGCCAGTGTCGACCAGCACCGCGGGTCTCGACACTCGATTTTGGATGCTCGGGGTTTCCGTGCCAGTTGGGCCTGGCACCATTGCTGCCTCTTACTCCGACGCCAAAGACACGAATGTGGCGAACAGCGACGCGCACATGTACGCAGTGGGTTATATCTACAGACTGTCTAAGCAGACCTCCATTTACACCGATGTGAGCCGCATCTCCAATGGAGCACAATCCTTCTATGGCGTACACGATGCGTCAAACACAGACACTGGCCTCCTAGGGACGAACGCGGACGGATTTTCCGTTGGCATGCGCCATGTGTTCTGA
- a CDS encoding tyrosine-type recombinase/integrase, which produces MTKGQLTAQEVRKLSRVDGLHRVATGLYLRVRGGSSLWTFRSMVNGRASEYSLGGLGDLTLADAVARAAELRAKVKRGEPVAVRVKAAPAGDIKVETFESVALQLWESMKPGWKNPKHGDQWINTLRTYAFPQFGRQPVGEVGTDAVLAALSPIWQTKHETATRLRQRIEAVLSAAKARGLRTGENPAAWRGHLDALLPRISKKRRVKHFEAMDWRGVPAFLAALRQRSSMSAWALQFTLLTAMRTGTVIGTRWEEIDLARALWVIPAARMKTQVEHRVPLSQQAVALLSALPRQEGSDAVFWGARKPTISNMAMLELLRGMRPGLTVHGFRSSFSDWAAESTHFPQQVIEMALAHAIGNAVEAAYRRGDLFDKRRALMQAWGDYLEGSADAGEAAALDGRDAAS; this is translated from the coding sequence ATGACCAAGGGACAACTGACGGCGCAGGAGGTGCGCAAGCTCTCCAGGGTGGACGGTCTGCACCGGGTTGCGACTGGGTTGTATCTGCGCGTGCGCGGCGGGTCGAGTCTGTGGACGTTCCGCTCGATGGTCAATGGCCGGGCGAGCGAATATTCACTCGGTGGGCTGGGGGACCTGACGCTGGCTGATGCGGTGGCCCGAGCAGCGGAGTTGCGCGCCAAGGTCAAACGGGGTGAGCCGGTGGCGGTGCGCGTGAAGGCGGCTCCCGCGGGTGACATCAAGGTCGAGACGTTTGAATCGGTGGCCCTGCAGTTGTGGGAGTCGATGAAGCCGGGGTGGAAGAATCCCAAGCATGGGGATCAGTGGATCAACACGCTGCGCACCTATGCGTTTCCGCAGTTCGGCCGCCAGCCGGTGGGAGAGGTGGGCACCGATGCGGTGCTGGCCGCACTGTCGCCGATCTGGCAGACCAAGCATGAGACGGCCACGCGGCTGCGGCAACGCATCGAAGCCGTGCTGTCGGCGGCCAAGGCGCGGGGCTTGCGCACGGGGGAGAATCCGGCGGCGTGGCGGGGCCATCTGGACGCGTTGTTGCCGAGGATCAGCAAGAAGCGCCGGGTGAAGCATTTCGAGGCGATGGACTGGCGGGGGGTGCCCGCCTTCCTGGCGGCGTTGCGGCAGCGCTCCAGCATGAGTGCCTGGGCGTTGCAGTTCACCCTCCTGACGGCGATGCGCACGGGCACGGTGATTGGGACGCGCTGGGAGGAGATCGACCTGGCACGGGCGTTGTGGGTCATTCCGGCCGCGCGCATGAAGACGCAGGTGGAGCACCGGGTGCCGCTATCGCAGCAAGCCGTGGCCTTACTGTCCGCCTTGCCCCGTCAGGAGGGCTCGGATGCGGTGTTCTGGGGAGCCCGCAAGCCGACGATCAGCAATATGGCGATGCTGGAGTTGTTGCGCGGCATGCGCCCGGGACTGACGGTGCATGGCTTCCGGTCGAGCTTCAGCGATTGGGCGGCGGAGAGCACGCACTTTCCGCAGCAGGTGATTGAGATGGCGCTGGCGCATGCCATCGGCAATGCGGTGGAGGCGGCGTACCGCCGCGGGGATCTGTTCGACAAGCGCCGGGCGTTGATGCAGGCGTGGGGGGACTACTTGGAAGGGTCGGCGGATGCCGGAGAGGCCGCCGCGTTGGACGGACGGGACGCTGCAAGCTGA
- a CDS encoding YchJ family protein — translation MRSRYVAYALGYGDYVLATWHVSTRPDSLELGTEPRPRWIGLSIKRHDLHGEDRAVVEFVARYKVGGRAHRMQESSRFVRENGDWFYVDGEVSP, via the coding sequence ATGCGCTCCCGCTATGTGGCGTATGCATTGGGGTATGGAGATTACGTGCTGGCGACCTGGCATGTGTCGACGCGGCCCGACAGTCTGGAACTCGGGACGGAGCCCAGGCCCAGATGGATCGGGCTTTCGATCAAGCGTCACGACTTGCACGGTGAGGATCGAGCCGTTGTGGAGTTCGTGGCGCGCTACAAGGTGGGTGGTCGGGCGCATCGCATGCAGGAGTCGAGCCGATTTGTGCGAGAAAACGGCGACTGGTTCTATGTCGACGGCGAGGTTTCCCCCTAG